From the Hordeum vulgare subsp. vulgare chromosome 1H, MorexV3_pseudomolecules_assembly, whole genome shotgun sequence genome, the window agatttaaatagggtcactggcgggtggccccgaaacctgatccgcccgaccggccgcggcgatatcagtggaggacttgaaggcgcgagaatcgaggcgtcaggcgctactcgagtgcgctgacgtcgtccccgctgagcgcgcggaacccgaaatttgagatcccggaaaatccgccgctgtcagttgaccgatcgcgtcaaaagatgccgcggaaaTACTCGACTCCCGACAGtcggtttcgcaagcacttccactcggatcgttggtcagaaaacgtAAAATGGATaggggcaagcaacgcccaagccgaatctaatccagtcggatccgaacttcaagcaccgcttcgtcgtaccaaccccaatccattcggggactaatgatggggtcatagtcctagggtagggtcatagacctgccatgcaggtcctacccaaggactaccccacacaaaggacaagaccctaagcctaccccgactgaattaaggaatccccattatccagtcggcaacaggtcctatatcgtccagtcggatactagcattcgggaataccaagctaaccgactggatacactcggtacatcgtaacctccctgaagGGAAAcgttcgtacgtttccgggtgtatttattagcatttagagcatacgttacctgtaacgtatgcattcaatccccactactccgcccttataccggaaccgttgtggagggcagcgcgctctatataagccgccctcccccactggtagaagggttagcaaatcattgtattccatattacactcggcaacaagctccgagagcactgagacgtagggctgttacctccaccgtagaggggcctgaactcatacaacctcgccgtagctaggactctgcccatctcattcgtaccctacacttctactgtcaggcttatacccacgacaggtcttgtctatcacatcattctggTAAtgtcgtgatcccgttatcaaatgacaactcttgtctatgtctaggaaaccttagccatctttgatcaatgagctagtcgagtagaggcctactagggacactttgttgtctatgtatccacacatgtatctgagtttccgatcaataaaattatagcatgtatactaaacaattatcatgaacaagaaaatataataataaccactttattattgcctctagggcatatttccaacaaaagggTCACCGCGAGACCTCCGGTGGGCTCTTGTCTTGCCTTCTCATAGCCTGGCTGGGAGGCCGAGGTCAGTTATTCTAGAGGCACATCCTTCGGTGTGtcgatgtcttgatcttgatccTACATCTCTAACAAAACAATCGTGATGTGGCAGCATACCTCTGCGCTCTTATTGACGTCTTTTGTCTTGACAAAGGGTTCCATGGTCCTTTAGCATTTCCTAAGAGCCACCCATGATGGCTCTTTATTTTACAAGCTCATTTGCTGCATGTTTTTTTCATATACCCTGTCCCATTGAAGCAAATAAGTGTCCATTATGCATGATTTCCTGTTTTTTTACTTATCATTCTGAATATTACACATTTAGTGATTTGGAGCAAGCTAGGACCAAGCATGATGAAAGAACCAAGTATATGTTTGATACAGAATCACTGAGGTGCCAACCTAGCCATTCCGGCGGTCGAAAAATGTGATTTTTTCGAAATTTATCCAAATCGAGATCCAAGACCAGGAATGGATCGGCGCCGTTCACACGACTCAAACAAGTCCAAGAACGTCTAATTCCAAGTTGTGTGGAGAATTGGCGGTCGTTTTACCAGAGGAGGACAAATTCAAAGACGTCGTTCCAAACGACCGCGCACGGTCGTTTGACATGCAAACGGCTACGAAAGTTGCGCTTCCGTATGTGATTCTTCACCGATTTTTCCCAGTTCGATCCCACGAGATCCTTGGTTCGTAAAAGAGATTGAAAAAGGATTTGACTCATCTTGAGCCCTTCGATGAAGCCCATCAAGAGAGAAGGCTACGGAGGCTCCTTATACAAGTCTCCCTCAACCTTAGTCGCCTCATATGATCTCATCTCATCTAAAATTAAACTTTGCCACTTTGTTTAGTACTCCCTCCTTTCAGAATTACTTGTCGTACAAATggataaaaatgaatgtatttaaaattaaaatacatctaggtacatccattcctatgacaagtattttGGGACAAGATGCTCAGTATTCCTTCATGCATGCTATCGCTGTCACCTTTGTATTGATCCCACGCGATGCATGAAATCCCAGGCACATCATATAGGTGTCATGTTAAATATTCTGGTTCATACCAGTGTACGAAGTGTGGTTTTATCTGGGAGTAATCTTGGCAGAGTGATATTTATCTGCAATGCATCATTGATGTTGTTTTTATTTGATCTGTTAAAACGCAGGGCACTTGATGGTCTGATTTACATTTTTTTTGACCTGTTAAAACGCAGGGCCTTGGATGGTTTGTTATTTAATCTGAAGACATGTGTTTTCACTTGCTACTTCTTACTTATATCCTGTTTCAGTTTTTCAGATAAAAACAAGCCTTGGTGTACAACAAAGCAAATCCTACTGAATCATCAGCAAGCTCGTTCACAAGTGATTGAAATCAGGATCACATTATTCCGGTCCATATCAGGGTAGGTGACATGTGGTGGTTTGACAGCTTGTTCAGCAtgtattgtttgtttgcttggttCATTTGAAATTCAACGTGATGTGAATGTTATGTGATGGTTGTAACTTTTAAGTGAATGAAATGCGAAGCACTATTATCAGTTATCAATTCTATGCGGTTACATTTTGTTCATTGTAAAAATGTAAAATGGAAAGAGACAAcgtatttgaaaagttcaaaactGACGAAAAAAAGATGATCTTCGCGTTGGGGAAACCTGTTCGAGCTCGCAATTCGCATTGGGGAGGCTCCATCTTGGATCGATGCGTGGAAGTAGTCTGCTGCCTTGGAAGGAGCGCGCCAAGGTTGGGCAATGCTCGAAACCCATTACCTTACCCTACACTCGACAGCAAGACGATCGCCGAGGTCGGATATGTCGGGTCAGACGAGCAGGAGATGAAGCTAGACGGCTGCCTCGACGCGCTGATGTAGTATGCTTAAATGACTGAGTAGGACTGCCACCTACAAGAAAAATAATAGAATAGACTTAATTAATAGGAACGCCGAGGGAAAATTCAGTAAAAAACTTGAGTACAAATTACTACTAAATCCAGCTAGAACAAAACCAGCAAATTTTGGTCCGGACATCCCTCGAACAGCTGGTGGGCTATAAAACCGGAGGTCGCTCCAAATCCGACCCATGCATGGGTTGAATTTAAGGGGTCGAACCGTGTGGGACGGCATTTTTGGGGGTCGAGTTGGTGATCTGGTTGGAgatttttttttttagaaaaggaggattacctccggcctctgcatcaacatGATGCATACAGCCCTTTTATTAATGAAGTAAACAAAGTTAGGTACCTCATAGTCTCAAACAAAAAACATAAggctaaaaaataaaaataataataatgccaCAACCGGCTAAATAGGCCTAGATGTCTACTCACCTATCCTATTAGTGGACTGCCATCCCCGCGCTACCGTCTCCCATCGGgtagacccagtaaccaaaggctccctggttttcgcaggagtgagtaatgaccaggTACGGATCGAAGCCGACGCTCTGTGAAGTACTTGCAAAAAATGTATATTTGTATGTCTGTCAAACACCATATCGTTCGTACAGTTCCAAATAGCCCAGAAAAGTGCACAAACTCCAATACGAATGTGCCTAGCAATAGTCGAATGCACTCCATCTAGCCACGTTCCAAATAACGTGTCAATGCTGTCCGGAGGTGTAATATTAAAGGCTATGTGAATAGTCTGTCAAAGAACCTTCGCAAGGGGGCATAGGAGAAAGAGGTGTGCAATATTTTCCTCGTTGTCACAGAAACTACAAGTAGTATTACCCTCCCAATTTCGTTTAGCTAAGTTGTCCTTGGTTAGAATCACCTTcttgtgcacaaaccacatgaagactttgatccTTAAGGGAACCTTTACTTTCCAAATATTTCTGGAATTTGGGAtaacaaaggtatcaataagaTCGAGATACATGGACTTAACTGTGAAGATTCCACTATTTGTGAGCTTCCCACGCACCCTATACGGTTCGTCGGAAAGTTGTATGTCCATGAGTCTTCTAACTAGGTTAAGCCAATCTGCCCATCTGTATCATATCAAGGCTCTTCGGAATTGTATATTGAGAGGGTTAGACTGTAATACTGTGGCTACATACGCATCCTTGCGTTGCACAATATTATAGAGGGCTCGATATTGAGTGGCTAGAGGCGTCTCCCCCAGCCACGAATCTTTCCAGAATCTAGTACCCTCCCCATTCCCAATAATGAACTTTGTTCTGCGAAAGAAGGCTGATCTTACTTTCATCTGTCCCTTCCAGAATGGTGAGTCATTGGGTCTTACAGTTACATGTGCTAGGGTCTTGGAATGTAGGTACTTATTACGCAAAATTTATACCCACATTCCTTCTGTCTCAAATGACAGTCTGAACAACCACTTGCTCAGCAGACACCTGTTctttacctctaaattctcaattcCCAGACCACCTTGGTCTTTGGGCCTACAGATAATGTCCCATCTGGCTAACCTGTATTTCTTCTTGTCCCCATCTGTTTGCCAGAAAAATCTGGATCTATAAAAGTCCAATCTTCTTCGTAGCCCTACAGGTACCTCAAAGAAGGACAGAAGAAACATGGGCATACTTGTCAGAACCGAGTTAATTAAAATTAGTCTACCTCCATATGCTAGCAATTTGCCTTTCCAACAACTTAGCTTTTTCTCAAATCGATCCTCTAGACATTTCCACTCACTATTGGACAATTTCCGATAATGAATAGGAATGCCAAGATAACTAAAAGGTAGGCTCCCCATTTCACATCCGAACAATTGCTTATATGTGTTTTGTTGCTCTTGGGCTTTCCCAAAGCAAAACAACTCACTCTTATGAAAATTTATTTTTAAACCTATCTGGAGATGGTCAGTTTTTTCGATAAAGGATTCATTCAATTGATTTATCAAGGCGATACAACCCATCAAAAAAATGTCTAGCCTCCACATAACGTGTTACACACAGTCAACAAGTCTAAATGATCCAAAAATAAAACAGGTTTACAGCAAAATAAATCAAAGCAGCCTAGGGTGAGGCAAATCCTATCCGGAGATTATACCGTCATCCATGGAGGGAGAAAACCTCCCTGACCGTATGCTCCAACCGTGTAGATGTCATCATAAAAAAGCCTCTGTCTTCTAACCTCGGCAGGATAAACCAAGTACGGAGTCATCACGTGCATGCATGAATAacctgaagaagagaagaaacacATTTATAATTAAAAACCACATCATTCCTGGTAAGCTACAATGCCCAACATAAGACAGCCGCTCCCACAAGAATATGTGCAGAAAATGATTTATCAATACCCCACAACGAGTTGTCGAACAAGTTACATGCACTACGCGGGGATATAGATTTGAAGCTACTTGAACTATGATCCATACTGTACGACCGAACTTACACTTAAGAAATGAGTGTTTACTAGATTCGTCATGTTGGCAGAAGACACATGTCTTACAACCTTATCAGTTACGTCGTGCCAGGTTATCTCTAGTTAAGATGACCCCTCTCCTTAAAAACTAGAGGAATATCTTCACTATTAGAGGTATTTTTAGCTTTCATTTTTTTATCAACGGAAACATCACTACGATCCATTGCATCGTACATGGAGTTAGCTGAGAAACTGTCGATCTTATGCAGCTTCCATTGAAACTTGTCCGGTTCACCTGTAAATTGAATGTCCTCTAGACGAGAGTAATTCATTCCATCATGCCAAGCGAGGGCCAAAGATGTCCCTACAAAAAGAAATGTCGGGGCTTTCTTGTCATAGAACTTATTTGATCGTGACAAAGTTATGCCTGACAATCTGGTACAAGCTGGGATACTGCACCATAATTGGTGTGATGCCTAGCCTGGTATCTTCCCAGAATCAAACCTAGGAACCATCCATAAGTGAGAATGTACCAAACTAAAAACAGAATTCCTTTCTCCCCATACCAAAAATGTGAACCACCCGATTCTCCATGAACTTGAGAAATGGCTTTCGACCGCACGTATTTATTACTAATGATTTCCTCCCACACTTCCTTCTTAGTGTGTAATTTGTAAACCTATTTACTTAGAAGAGCGATGTTTAATCTCAAGATCTTGAATTCCAAGGCCACCTTGACTTTTAGGAAGACATAATATAGTTTAATCTCAAGATCTTGAATTCCAAGGCCACCTTGACTTTTAGGAAGACATAATACAGTCCACCTCGCCAGCCTATATTTCTTCGATTCATTATCGCATTGCCAAAAAAACCTCGATCTAAAATCAAGATTTTGAAGAACTCCCTTCGGTAAGTGGAAGAAAGACAACATGTATTGAACCATATTGTTGAGGACATAATTGATCAAAATAAATCGCCTCCCGTCAGTGTTTTTTTCTAGGCCGATATTTTCGGAAACCGCTCGAAAACCGGCGCTTCCACTACCCACCGAGATATTTGAAtactgattttttttttaaatgaacGTTTAAGTTATGTCAAGTTGGGCCTCTATTGTTCTTGGACAGAAGTTCTCAGTCATCGTGGTGGTAACGCGCTTGCTGAAGTTTCTCTTGCTCGAAAATAAAATATAGGGGCTTCCGAGATGGTGATTCGGACCCTAGATCGTAGGTTTGTGGGAACTACATGCCAACCACTAGAACAGACAGTACGTTCTGTTAAGAGAGGGTTCAAACTTTTCTTATTTGAAGCAAAAAAGTAAAATTCAAAATTCATTTGAAAAATTCAGGCTAAAATAATCCCAAAATTCCGAGATTTTCCAAAAACCGATTTTTTTCGATGCCCCTCCCAAAAGAAAATCGGAATCGAGAAAATAAACCTAGCCCCCATATGACAAGAGTTCGTCCTTCCATCTGGTTAGCCGTTTCTCAAGTCTCTATTCCACATGCTTCCACTCAGCAAGAGTTAAGCGCCGATAGTGAATCGGATTACAAAGATACCGCATTGGGAAATGCCCGATCTGGCAGCCTAAAATGTTAGCATTCTCAGGTACAGAGTTTACAGCGTCACAGAAGCAGAAAAGCGCTTTTATGAAAATTAATTTGGAGACCAAATAAGAGCTCCTCGAATGCACATAAAAGCAACTTGAGGTTTCTTACTTTATCTAGATCATTATTCATAAAAAAATACTGTCATCCGCATATTATAAAATAGATTGACCTTCTTCTACTAAGTGAGGAATAAGACCGCTAATCTGTCCGGCCAGCTTAGCCCTGCCAACAAGAATAGCTAACATATCGGTCGTGATATAGGGGATATGGGGTCCGCTTGATGAAGACCCTTCTTAGTCTGAAAATAGTCTGGACATGATTAGCTGTGTGATATGTTATCATTATTCATTTTTTGTCCTCTGCCTACGCCTCTCTTTTATAAACACCAACCATTCTTGACGAAACCGCCGTGTGAGACACAAGAAGCAATCCAGGCCAGGTGAAGCCCCTTTGCTTGTGCCAtggccgccgtcgtcgccgcggAAAACCTGAAGCCCGAGGTGATGCGCTTCCTCCTTCCCTTCCCCTGTTGGGAATATCCAGTTTGTTTGTTTGTTCGAGGCGTTGGTGGGATTTTTTGGTGGAGGCGTTGAATGGATTTCTTTGTTTGCTCTTGTTCTGTTCATGGACGCAAGTATACGTATTTTCTTTGCCTTTCCCCCGACCATGCCAGTGGATGGACTAGTGGGTGTAATCGAATCAACTTTGTTGGTAAAATAGGGCTGCAGGCATCAATCTTATGTAATTATAAATTAGTGCtcaaattttaaaaaaactttCTTGGTAAAATATAAATTAGTGCTCAAATTAGCCATAGAAATATGAAGTGGTCTTTTATACAAAAACTTTTGATATGTTATATGTTGTAATTATGTAGATATGACTAATTAGGAAGTATATTTTGTCAGGCTTCCACCATATCTGGCCAACCAGTTGAGTTAAGTCCAGGGCAGCTGCATAAGCTAGCCGAGCTGATCCATCGACAAGAAGTGCAGAAGCTTCAAGAGCTCAAGTTCGAGTCATACGCAGAGCAACAAAACTATCTCAAAGATGCAAGAGATGCCCGTGATAAGGTGTACCATATCCTTGACACTGCACAGGCGATGGTCACGGAGGCTGAGGCCGACAATGACGCCACCAAGCAAGAGATTGCTAAGGATGTCTATGAGTACTGCACCAAAGCCATCGGAACATCGCTCAAATTCATCCGTAGTTACAACACCCGTCTCACCTACCTTGACAAGCTCAAGACCCATAGTGATGATCTCATCAAGCAGCTAAAGTTGCTTGATCCGGTCACCCAACAGAAGGAAGCTCAACGCCTTGCTCTTGAGGCGGGCATGTACAAGAAAGCCGCACTTGAGAATGctgaaaagtttcaacattttataccaAATCAATTCTCAAAGTGGCTCAAGGATAACAAAATCAAGTTTGAGGATCTGGTGACAGAGTATGTCCCtacatttattattattattttatttttattgttactactactactactactttggTATTATTATTAAATATTGTTGAGGACAAAACGAGTCTATAATTGCTTTCTCATTGTACTTGCAGTAATATGGCAAAGCTTGGTTTTAAGGGGCCTTTTAAAAACTTGGGTGATATCCAAAAGCTACAGGTATGAACTAATTAACTTACTCTCTAAAGCTCTTGGCATTAAATTAGCAATGTTCATGGTGAAAGTGGTACTGAATATCATCACTGCAATTTACCCTGTTTCTCAGGTATATGACAATATTATTGCCGCAGCGGGACATGGAAAACCCGTGGTGACTTACACATTTGAAGCTTTGGGAAAAGTCGGAGTTGCAGCCTTGGTTTTTACAGCGGCTGTAATGGTGTGGGACATATACACAGCGGAGGATAAGCTGCAGGCAGGCGTTAGGGATGCAGTGAATGCGTTAACCTCAGTAGTCGATCTTGTAATAGGACAGGTAGTTAATACTGCTGTAAGAGCTGGATTCGCAGCACTCAACATCCAAATCGCTTCAGCTGCTGTCACGGTAATTGGATCAGTCGTCGGGTTCGGAATTGGTGTGCTCGTTGGGGTTGCTGCAGGCGCGTTGCTTGACTTGATTTTCGGCAGTGGAACTAGCAATGTGCAGATAACCGACGGGCTTAGTGGTTGTCGTGTGGCTCCTATGCCTGATGGTCTCGAACTAGCTCGCCTAATTAAGCACAACTACCCGGACATGTAAACTCATCATGCAACTATGCTACTACTCTACTACCGTTGCTATCTTCTCGAGTTGTTCCTGCCACTGCTATATTATTGTTG encodes:
- the LOC123403300 gene encoding uncharacterized protein LOC123403300; translation: MAAVVAAENLKPEASTISGQPVELSPGQLHKLAELIHRQEVQKLQELKFESYAEQQNYLKDARDARDKVYHILDTAQAMVTEAEADNDATKQEIAKDVYEYCTKAIGTSLKFIRSYNTRLTYLDKLKTHSDDLIKQLKLLDPVTQQKEAQRLALEAGMYKKAALENAEKFQHFIPNQFSKWLKDNKIKFEDLVTDNMAKLGFKGPFKNLGDIQKLQVYDNIIAAAGHGKPVVTYTFEALGKVGVAALVFTAAVMVWDIYTAEDKLQAGVRDAVNALTSVVDLVIGQVVNTAVRAGFAALNIQIASAAVTVIGSVVGFGIGVLVGVAAGALLDLIFGSGTSNVQITDGLSGCRVAPMPDGLELARLIKHNYPDM